The following proteins come from a genomic window of Dermacentor albipictus isolate Rhodes 1998 colony chromosome 8, USDA_Dalb.pri_finalv2, whole genome shotgun sequence:
- the LOC135910359 gene encoding cuticle protein 64-like — MLSIAAFLGLIAISSAGYLGGGYGGVGLGYGGVGLGYGGGLGYGYGGGVAVAAPAVAAAPVAVAAAPVAVAAPVALGPSPGAIAGGAFAATAVTGNVAKVVTSQVSTAHHTSPGVASVATLGARPVVGVGGGGYGLGYGAGLGYGLGHGGYGGYGGYVAAAPAVAVKVGYAGYGGYGGYGGYGKY, encoded by the exons ATGCTG TCCATCGCTGCCTTCCTCGGCCTCATCGCCATCTCCTCCGCCGGCTACCTCGGTGGAGGCTACGGAGGCGTCGGTCTCGGCTACGGAGGAGTCGGCCTCGGCTACGGCGGTGGTCTTGGCTACGGCTACGGTGGCGGCGTCGCTGTCGCCGCTCCCGCCGTCGCCGCCGCGCCAGTCGCCGTGGCCGCCGCTCCCGTGGCCGTCGCCGCACCCGTGGCCCTCGGCCCCAGCCCCGGCGCCATTGCCGGCGGCGCTTTCGCTGCCACCGCTGTGACCGGTAACGTCGCCAAGGTCGTCACCAGCCAGGTGTCCACCGCTCACCACACCTCGCCCGGAGTCGCCAGCGTAGCCACCCTGGGTGCCCGTCccgtcgtcggtgtcggcggtggTGGATACGGACTCGGCTACGGAGCTGGACTCGGCTACGGTCTTGGTCACGGCGGATACGGCGGATACGGCGGATACGTCGCTGCTGCCCCCGCCGTCGCCGTCAAAGTCGGATACGCCGGATACGGCGGATACGGCGGGTACGGCGGATACGGCAAATACTAG